GTAGAAGGTGCTCATGGGCTCGTCCGCGCTTCGAATCTGAATCTGCATGAAGTATGCCTGCCCGTGGTCGCACTTCGggcacgtcgcggaggtcTTGTCCACGTTCttccacgcgtcgtcgcctcccAGCACGTCGTCCACCTGCTTCCGCGCAATCTTGATGGGGTCCCTGATGGTCTCGGTGATGGCGTGTTCGTAGGGGCAGGTCTGGCAGTATAACTTGAGGCCACCGCCCTCGGGGCAGTGGTCCACCAGCAGCATGTTCGCGCAGTGCGGACAGAAGCTGAGCATCGTCGCCCCCTCCGACGCACCCGACTactgcgcgcgcgcccggctCCGCCTGCGACTTTCACGAAACCGGTCGGCTTTCACGAACGGTCCGACCAGGTCGACTTGCTGCCACAGTGCTATCCTATCCGCACTTTgcatcggcgcgacgccaccgacgcaCGACTCAGACCAAGATGGCCGAGCCGCAGGAAGAGTACGAGGAAGACGGAGAGGTGCGTCGACCTCCCGATACCGACGCGGACCGTGGATACCACCCCGCATCGGCCCCGGCCGTGCCGCTGGAAACGCCGATTGAGACAAATCTCGTGACCTAAACCCTAATGCCCACTGACGCGCCTCAACCCCCTCGCCGCATCGCAGGAGTACGAGGAAgtcaccgacgaggaggaggattacgaggaggaggaggaagaagaggatgacgaggaggaggcagccgcgcccgcgcctcaAGCGATGACCCCCCAGGCCGCCATGCTCCAGGCCATgcagcaggcgcaggcgcaggcgcagcaGCCCGTCGGGCCCAAGGAGTGGGCGGGCCTGAAGGACATGCCCGCCAAGACCCAGGCCTCCCTCAATGAGGTTCTCTCCAGGATGACCTCCAAGGGCCAGACCGAGATGACCGTCGTGTTCGTGGGCAAGCAGGGCGCGGGCAAGAGCTCCACCCTCAACTCCGTCCTcaacgagcgcgtcgccgccgcggcgccgttccaGCCGGAGACGCTCCGTcccctcctcgcgtcgcggcgggcggcgggcttcACCATCTCCCTCCTGGACACTCCCGGTCTCCTCGAGGGCGATGCCGTGTCCCAGCGCGGCATGTCCAGCGTCAAGCTCGCCATGAAGGACCGCAAGGTGCACGCCGTGGTGTACATGGACAGGCTGGACGCGTGGCGCGTGGACAACTCGGACCGAGCCGTCttcaaggcgctcgcggataACTTCGGGATGGACATCTGGGAGCGCACGGTGCTGGGCTTCTCGCACGGACAGCTGTCGCCCACGCAGCTGCCCTACGACCAgttcgtcgaggcgcgcgcgaacgagctCCGATCCGCCATTCGAAGCACTCTGAACGCGCCGCACCTGGAGCTgccgcacgccgtcgtcgagaacGGGAGCCGGTGCGCCACGAACAGCGAAGGCGAAAAGGTGCTGCCGGACAAGGAGCGCACCGCGTGGGTGCCCAAGTTTGTGTCCacgctcgtggacgtcgcgacgcgtcttCTCGACCCGATGGAGTTTGACGAGCAGAAGACGTACAGCAAGGACGACCCGAACAAGAAGCGACGGCTGCTCATCTTGCCCATGCTCGCGCTCCAGGTGTTTGTGCTCAGGCCGTTCATCACGAACCTGATCAGGGCGGACATCAAGAAGGGCAAGGGGGGGCGCGTGTGAGACTTAAAACCATATTACTTCGTAACAACGTAACACTTCGAacagcgccgtcgtcgtcttctcCCGTCGTCTCCCCTCCGACAGACTGGCGTCCTTTGTGATAATGGAGGATGCGCATTCAACACGACTCTCATTAACTCGCGGCGGgacactccttgcaccgatagcgtatacgaccgtgctcgcagattgagcccccaccgcactccttgcatagagagcgccgacgaccgtgctcgcagatttgagacccaccgcactccttgcaccgagagcgctcacgaccgtgctcgcagattgatgcaccaccgcactccttgcaggtagagcgccgacgaccatgcttgcagatttgagacccgccgcactccttgcacgtagagcgccgacgaccatgCTCGCAGACTTCAGACCccccgcactccttgcacttagatcgtatacgaccgtgctcgcagattccagacccaccgcactccttgcaccgagaacgccgacgaccgtgcacgcagatttgagacccgccgcactccttgcactcagagcgccgacgaccgtgctcgcagatttgagacccaccgcactccttgcacttagagcgcaCACGACTGTGcacgcagatttgagacccgccgcactccttgcacttagagcgctcACGAGCGTGcacgcagatttgagacccgccgcactccttgcactcagagcgccgacgaccgtgctcgcagatttgacacccaccgcactccttgcacttagagcgctcACGAGCGTGcacgcagatttgagacccgccgcactccttgcaccgagcacgccgacgaccgtgcggacaagcgctgcacaccttgcacTTCGACCGGGGtttcaccccgtgctcgcatggccccttcGTGCTATgggctctcttccgcttcgtccccttgatcgacgcgtcctccgccaccCTCACCTCGACGTCCACATCCGGGAGCGGCCCACTCACGTTCGGCCGCCAAATCGCTGGcatccacccccgcgcctaGTCCAAGTGCCCCGCCGGTCGACGCCTGTTTGAACGAACGGGAGCGTTTTCCGAGAAATTTTTGTTGACATCGCGCGCGATTCCGGAGCCGGAGCACTCGTCATGGCGCCGAGTGCCAAACGCATCAAGCTTGATGAGGATGCGAAGCTGCCGGACCTCCCGTATCCCTTCGGACCCGGACCCGCGGTGCGCGTGGACGTCCCTGAGGATGTCGTCATCCCCCCGGTGAcgggtcggggtcgggaGCTGCTGCGTCGGGCAACCTCGCAGTGGCAGTGGGACGCGTTCGAGTACGCCCTTCACGTGCAGACGTATCCGCTGGCGACGCTGATGAAGCACATGCTGACGCACTCCGGCCTGATGGACGAGTTCAAGCTGCGTTCGGTGCACGCGGAGAGGCGGCTCGATCGCTTCCTGGTGGCCGTGGACATGCACTATCACAGACCGATACGCAACCCCGCCGAAGATCGGGGCGAggaaggaggcgacgggtTGCGGGTTGGATATCACAACGTCATCCACGCCTGCGACGTCCTGCAGTCCACGTACGCGTACATCCACCTGAGCGATTTGATCGTGGACCAGCCGTGCCCCAGGTTCCGGTACGAGATGCTCTGGGCGGCGATGGTTCACGACTTTGGgcaccccggcgtcgacaaCGATTTTTTGGTCAAGActcgatccgccgccgcggaggcttgCGAGGAGGCGCCTCTGGAGCACTACCACTCCCGCTTCGGCCAGGTGGTCAAGTGCGagttcgacgcgttcgatTACGCGACGGTCgtggacgggcgcgagccggGCACGAGCCGGTACGTTCGCTGGGACGAGTTCGTGCCCGCGATGGTGATGGACACGGACATGTCCAGGCACGGCGACATCTTGCGGCGGGTGCTGCAGCCGGCCAAGGGAGCGTCGGGGTGGTCGCCCCCGagcagcgacgcgcggtggaaGGACCTCGTGAATGAGGCGGTGAAGTGGAGCGCGTACTGCGAGGAGCGCAGGGTGGAGGACAGGAACCGGAGGACGGAGAAGGACCCGGTTCggatcgacgtcggcgcgtctGACGGGGTTGACGGCGTCAAAAACGGAGTCGCGGACGACCTCCTGGAGCGGGTCAGGCTGCTTGAGACGCTCGTGCTGAAAGCCGCCGACCTCGGCCACCTGGCGCGTCCCCTCGCGGTTCACAAACAGTGGGTGGAGGTTCTCTTCGAGGAGTTCTGGCGCCTCGGGGAcagggagcgcgaggcggggctGGACGTGAAACCCCTGCACGATCGCGCGAGTTCGTCGCGTGTTAAGGTAGCCGAGAGCCAGGTTTGGTTCTTCAACGCGGTGGGTTTGCCGCTGTTCCAGGCGTTGGCGGAGGTgctgcccgcggcgaggtgccaGCTGGAGGCTGTGCGGGAGAACTGCGCGTACTGGGAAGGGCGTGTGGAAgcggagaaggctgcggagaagGTGAAGGAGGTGTCCACGACGAGTGGAGGGAGAAATTAGCTCGAACTGTGCACCTCTGCCTTGCTGTCCAGACTTCGTCAGCGTTCGTGTCATCACCCTATCGCATAATCCGCCACGCGACCCGAAACCTCTGCCGGGGGGAGGGTTCGAGGCCTTCGCGGGTTCGAGAGAGTAGTCTCGGGACCTCTCGGACCCTCGGTACCCGCGAGAGGCGTGGGCGATGGGTTGCGGCGCGAGCAAGAGCGCGGACCCTGgggtcgcccccgcggagaaggaggagaagcgcCCCCAGAAAAAGGAGGACAAGGAACAAGTGAAAAAGTCCAAGCTGGACGGGGCGGATGACATCGGCGCCAACTTCGACGCAGCAGCGGCGGTTaccgtcgccaccggcacggccgcgctcgtcgccggcgccgtgtcAAGCGATGCGAGGGGAGCCATGGGCTCGgcagcggcagcggcgggacAGGGTCTCCTGGCTTTCGCCAAAGAATTACCCTGGGTCGCGCCAATCGCATTCCTCATCGCGGGAGTTGTCCAAGCTTCGGCGGAAGTGCACTCGCTCAAGGCCGACGCGAAGGTGTTCTGCAAGAACGTGCAGAGCTGCGAGGCCATCCTGACGGAGGCCGCGACCAAGGGACATCTCGAGCACGTCCGGGAATCCGTCGAGGCTCTCCAGTACACGGTGCGCATTCGCCCCACATTTGGCATCTCCCCTCCCCGCCCCCAAAACCTTCAGATTTATTCTCCGTCACccagacccgcgcgcgacccgacTGACGACTACCGCGTCTCCGACCCCAAACGCAGATGGAGGAGGGACTCGCGTTCTGCCAACGGCTCAGGATGCAGTACTTCATCACGCAGCTCATCATGAGCGGCAGAGACACCGCCAAGTTCAGGGAGATCTCCAACAGCCTCCACAGGCAGGTgtccgtcatcgccgccgcggcgtccatcaaCGCCCAatccgtcatcgtcgacgacttCCAGCAGGGCGAGCAGCTCAGGGCAAAGttggaggagctcggcggcgcggcggcggtcgcggcggacccggacaAGATGGCGGAGTGCACCTCTTTCCTGAAGGCATCCGACGAGCTCATGCTCGGAGCCATCAACAGCGTCGAGGCTGCCGTGCGGACCGAGGCTGAGAAGAACCGGCGCGAGATGGAGCACATGAAGGAACAGCTGCTGGAGTCGCAGAAGCAGCAGACCAAGGTGCTGGAGGACCAGGTGAGCAAGCTGACCACCATGATGGAGGCGTTGCTGATGGcccgcgcgggacccggGGTTGACTTCTCGCAGCCGTCCGGCGTTCCAGtcgcagcgccgccgccagccccggctcccgcccccgaggcagcccccgagcccgtggcagcccccgagcccgaggcagcccccgagcccgaggtaGCCCCTGAGCCCGAGGCAGCCCCCGAGGCAGCCCCCGAGGCAGCCCCCGAGGCAGAGGCACAGGTAACCGAGGCGCCCGCTCCGCTGACGCCTGAGGCGGTCTCCGCAAAGTTCGAGGAGGTGGTAAACGCCGACCAGATCAGGGACCTGATGAAGCACCTGCCCGTTTACGATAACGAGGCGGAGCGTCTCGTGGCCGTCAAAGAGGCGGGCCTGGAGACTGCGGACGTCACCGACAtcatcggcgccgatgagctcACCTCCATCACAAAGGATGCCATGGACGAGTTTGGAGTCTGTACGGCGTACATTGGATCCATCGACGCCACCAGGCAGACGTACCAGTCGTGGCGGCAGAAGCACCTCGACGGGAGCGTCCACGACCACGCGGGATTGTGGCTTCCCAACAAATTCGGCTTTTGCAAGCACACCGTCAAGAAGAACGACGTGCTGCAGGCCAACGGGAGCCTCGCGGAGAACACCTTGGAGGGCATGCCGATGCTCTCGGCAGAGGAGATGCAGGCAATGGCGATGGCGGGTGATAAGGAGATGGGCCGCATCTTTGGGGACGTCACGCAGATGATGAGCGACCCCGAGGGTAAGATATCAGACGAGCAGCTCACCCAGGAGGACTGGAGCCCTCACGGCGAGAAGGGCATGACGTACGGCAAGACGCGTGGGTTCTTCCAGCACACCATGGGGCACATGATGCCGCAGACGCATTACTCCGGCGTTCCCATCAAGGTAAACGGGGagaccgtcgcgacgttttgcgtcgtcgacggcaagCACCGCCACGATATCAACGCGGACCGCATGAAGGAATACGCTGCGCGCGCACAGAAGGTCATGGAGGAGCGTGCCGTGGCTCGCAAGGTTGCGCAGGCTGCCTAATAAGCTAAATATACAATTATGTGCATATTTTCAACCGAAATACAGTTACACTTGTGTGATTATTTGTGATTACCCGAAACTGCCTCTCGCGCCGCACGAACATGCCGAGTGTCCAGCAGTCCAGCTGTCAACTCACAGCGGGTTTTAGGTTAACTTTTTGCCTGAGATGTCTCGGCACCCAGACACGGCGGCGCACTTGGAGGATGTCGTCGCGGGGTGAATGGCGCGAGACCAAGTGGGTGTGTACCACCCATCTGGAGCCCGCGGTCGCATCCAAGGCTGCGTCGGAGGAACCCGACAggttcgcccgcgcggtcaCGGCGCTGGAGCGAGCGCTGGATGTCGCCAAGTCCACAGGCGACTTCGCCTCGGTGCACAGTCGCTTCCAGCCGACATCGCAGTTCTTCAGCGCCCGGACGGGTCTGAGACCCGAGGATCTGACGCGATGCGCGCACGTGGCCATCGACGTCAtgcacgcggtggacggggaCGTCAGCTCGCAGGCGCGTTGGGGCACCATGGCGACTCGGGTGATGGAAACTCACGGGAAGAGGCTCCGGCTTTCGGTGGACTGGCGGCCGCTGCACCGGCTCCTCAGGGCGTACCTGGACGGAGATAGCGAGGGATACAACGGCGCAATACCCCTCGCGGTGCATCAGGCCGTGGTGAGCAGGCTGGCGAGGAAGTCCAGGCGGCACttcgcccccgacgcgcccgcccagATCTGGGCGATGCTCGAGCCCGagatccgcgccgtcgacacCGCGGACTGCTTCGAGGGGCTCGGCATGCTCAACCTCCTGATGCCCTGTTCAAGGGtgggcgatgacgacgacaccAACCCGTGGGACGAGTGGGTCGGCACGTGGGTGCGCATGTCGCAGTGGATGCACACGAACTCCTTCTGGCTCGCCGCGTGGCACGCCATcttcgcgcagctcgccaagcacgacgtccgcgggcgaATAGACTGGTCCAAGCACCGCGCACACATGCACACCACGTCGCTGTGGTTCATGGAATTGCCAGTTGGGGGAGGGGAGGGTCCGTGCCCGTTCGGCcggcggtcgccgacgagggcgacgtacTTGTTCAACAGGTTCGTCAACGAGGATGGGATGCGCGTCAGgaccgccgccaaggctatGGTGTACAGGCTGGGTACCACGTCTGTAGAGGCTACGGTGGACGGGAAGTGCCCGGACACGGACGCGATGGAAGCCATCGTGGACGTGGCGGAGACGTACGCGCATCCCAGCAACAACGGCCGGTGGCACCAGAACATCGCTCTCTTTGTCCAGCACTCGGTGCGGTACTTTCGGAAACGCTGCGCGAGCAAGCGCCACGTCGACTCGGCGCCCGTGTCCGACGAGCTGAAACGAACGTTCGCGCGGTGCATGATGCGGCTCATCGACCCGGGGATGTACAGCAAGAACGGCAAGTTCCGCGTGGTGGCGTCCAGCTGTGCCGGTCAGCTCGCGTACTTGtgtcccgccgccgtgctcccGAAGGTGATGACGAGGTTCCAGGAGGCGATTGAGCActcgaccgcgacgcaccagctcgccgcggcgctctccgtgATGACCTCGTGCCTCCGGCCCAtgctcctcgcgccccccgaggcgttcgccggcggcgaggtgccaCCCCCCGCGGActacctcgcggcggtgctggacgcgacgctcccgggcgtggacgcaAACGACTCTCACAAGACGCTCGGCACGGTGAGACTGTACGCGTCGGTGGTGAGCAACTTTGGCGCGCTGGCGGACCCGGGGGAGGATGGGGCGTGCGAAGCGTTTCCGTTCTTCTGGTCCGACTGGATTCCCGCGTTGTTTGACCGTTTTTTTGCGTTTTTCCGCAACGTGGACCCCGGCAACGCGAGCAAGAGCGACGGGGCGGATAAGCACAGGggcggagccggcggcgacggcggcgcgagctaCCTCATGGGAACGTCCTCGATGTACTCGCCGCTGATGCGCTTGATATTCGCGCGAATGCATCCCAAGCTTCGGCCGAGGGCGGTCCGTCAGCTCGCGCAATTCGCGCTCACCAGCACCCACAGCGGCCTCACCGGCGAGGTTGGGCAGATggtgatggcggcggcgacgcaggctccggaggaggcggtgccCAACCTGACGGTCCCGTTGCTTCGCGCGTTggccgcggagatggacgacgtcgccaggTTGGTCGCAGACGGCGTGGTGGAGGCGCACCAGATCGTCTCACCGACGAAAGAGGCGAAACTCAAGTGGCTCACCGGGTTGCTCGGCAGCGCGTTGCACAAGGGCGGGCCGAGAATTGTCGAGATTTCATCCGACGTGTCCGCCGTCCTTCGGTCCATGTTCGAGCTCAGCGTCACCGGCAAGTCGCTTCGACTcgcggagatggccgcgCATCTATCCTCGATGCTGTGCGGCGCTCTGACGGGGACGTACATCGACGACCTGttcgcggcggatgacgccgacgccgccgccatgccCGCGCGCTGGGTCGCTTCCAAGACGAGGGAgggcgagagcgacgaccTCATCCCGAGTCGGTTCAActggcggcgcccgtcgcccgagGAGATCAAGGTGGCgacggaggtggacgccgagttccttcgcgcgccggcgactttgctgctcgacgcgctggtcggcggcgaaggcaaaggcggcgaggggaacgATCCCGACATCGGCAAGGAAAAGGTTCGCGGGGCTctcgcgtccatcggcggcgtggtcAGCGGCTTTCGCACCCGCCTCGAGGATTTTCAGCCCGTCTCTGTGGAGCCCGCGgaggtcatcgtcggcgcgcaggACGTCATCGCGGTTCCGATTCCGGTGCAGTCGAGGGCtctcgcgtgcgacgccgtcgccgcggtgctggagaaggttggcgccgacgacgtggagacGCTGGGTATGGCGCTCTTCGTCGCGGATAAGCTCCTGGCGCCGCACTCGCAGGACTTCCACGGGATCAAATCGGCGCTGCGCACGTggcacgcggacgccaccgcgctgacGCAGCCCAagctcgcgccggacgacCGAAAGGTTCAGCCGCGGTGGCTCGTGGCCGAGTACGCCTTTCTCCGCTTTTTGTGGAGGGGCAGTCAGGCGGCGtatcaccgcggcgggcctGGGGCGGACCACCCGTCGCATCCATCCTTCGTCAGGCTCGTGGAACAGTGCCGACGCATGTGCCTGCACAAGTACAGCAGCGtgagagccgccgcgaggtgcgccacGGAGGGTGTCATGAAACGGTTCCCCGACTCAATCCCCAGGCTATGCGACCCCGCGAAGCaagcgctcgccgcgaaacccgccgacgaggacaggtgcgtcgccgcctgcAAGCTCCTCAAGGCGACCACGTCGGTGAACCGATTGCGGACGGACCCGGCGCACTTCcggtcggtcgccgcggcgctcctggGATCGTCGCAccacgacgcggagaaggcgcagACGGCGGTGAACGAACTGTTTCTCTCCATAGCCATCCGGTTCAGCCGGTCGCACCTGCGTCAcacggaggacgacgtgtACGAGCTCCACGCGGATctgagggcggcgagggagctcaTCTTCGGGATGATGTCGCCGACGGAGAAGGACCCGgtggctgccgcggcggcggctaacACGCGCCggctcagcggcggcggctcggcggaGGCATCATCCCcgatggacgtcgacgaggctgaCAAAACGAAAGTCACCGCGCTGCACTGGAGCTACAGCCTCATGGCCAACGCGCTGCTCCTGTTCCTGGTGCATCCCAggctggacgacgtcgagatGTCGCGTCTCACGTCCTACGTCATGTCgt
This DNA window, taken from Micromonas commoda chromosome 2, complete sequence, encodes the following:
- a CDS encoding predicted protein, translating into MLSFCPHCANMLLVDHCPEGGGLKLYCQTCPYEHAITETIRDPIKIARKQVDDVLGGDDAWKNVDKTSATCPKCDHGQAYFMQIQIRSADEPMSTFYKCCKCANQWREG
- the TOC34-1 gene encoding chloroplast envelope protein translocase family (outer chloroplast membrane translocase (import) GTP-binding protein Toc(IAP)34); the encoded protein is MAEPQEEYEEDGEEYEEVTDEEEDYEEEEEEEDDEEEAAAPAPQAMTPQAAMLQAMQQAQAQAQQPVGPKEWAGLKDMPAKTQASLNEVLSRMTSKGQTEMTVVFVGKQGAGKSSTLNSVLNERVAAAAPFQPETLRPLLASRRAAGFTISLLDTPGLLEGDAVSQRGMSSVKLAMKDRKVHAVVYMDRLDAWRVDNSDRAVFKALADNFGMDIWERTVLGFSHGQLSPTQLPYDQFVEARANELRSAIRSTLNAPHLELPHAVVENGSRCATNSEGEKVLPDKERTAWVPKFVSTLVDVATRLLDPMEFDEQKTYSKDDPNKKRRLLILPMLALQVFVLRPFITNLIRADIKKGKGGRV
- a CDS encoding predicted protein, translating into MAPSAKRIKLDEDAKLPDLPYPFGPGPAVRVDVPEDVVIPPVTGRGRELLRRATSQWQWDAFEYALHVQTYPLATLMKHMLTHSGLMDEFKLRSVHAERRLDRFLVAVDMHYHRPIRNPAEDRGEEGGDGLRVGYHNVIHACDVLQSTYAYIHLSDLIVDQPCPRFRYEMLWAAMVHDFGHPGVDNDFLVKTRSAAAEACEEAPLEHYHSRFGQVVKCEFDAFDYATVVDGREPGTSRYVRWDEFVPAMVMDTDMSRHGDILRRVLQPAKGASGWSPPSSDARWKDLVNEAVKWSAYCEERRVEDRNRRTEKDPVRIDVGASDGVDGVKNGVADDLLERVRLLETLVLKAADLGHLARPLAVHKQWVEVLFEEFWRLGDREREAGLDVKPLHDRASSSRVKVAESQVWFFNAVGLPLFQALAEVLPAARCQLEAVRENCAYWEGRVEAEKAAEKVKEVSTTSGGRN
- a CDS encoding predicted protein (Encodes a protein with hydroxyproline-rich glycoprotein (HRGP) motifs), with translation MGSAAAAAGQGLLAFAKELPWVAPIAFLIAGVVQASAEVHSLKADAKVFCKNVQSCEAILTEAATKGHLEHVRESVEALQYTMEEGLAFCQRLRMQYFITQLIMSGRDTAKFREISNSLHRQVSVIAAAASINAQSVIVDDFQQGEQLRAKLEELGGAAAVAADPDKMAECTSFLKASDELMLGAINSVEAAVRTEAEKNRREMEHMKEQLLESQKQQTKVLEDQVSKLTTMMEALLMARAGPGVDFSQPSGVPVAAPPPAPAPAPEAAPEPVAAPEPEAAPEPEVAPEPEAAPEAAPEAAPEAEAQVTEAPAPLTPEAVSAKFEEVVNADQIRDLMKHLPVYDNEAERLVAVKEAGLETADVTDIIGADELTSITKDAMDEFGVCTAYIGSIDATRQTYQSWRQKHLDGSVHDHAGLWLPNKFGFCKHTVKKNDVLQANGSLAENTLEGMPMLSAEEMQAMAMAGDKEMGRIFGDVTQMMSDPEGKISDEQLTQEDWSPHGEKGMTYGKTRGFFQHTMGHMMPQTHYSGVPIKVNGETVATFCVVDGKHRHDINADRMKEYAARAQKVMEERAVARKVAQAA
- a CDS encoding predicted protein → MSSRGEWRETKWVCTTHLEPAVASKAASEEPDRFARAVTALERALDVAKSTGDFASVHSRFQPTSQFFSARTGLRPEDLTRCAHVAIDVMHAVDGDVSSQARWGTMATRVMETHGKRLRLSVDWRPLHRLLRAYLDGDSEGYNGAIPLAVHQAVVSRLARKSRRHFAPDAPAQIWAMLEPEIRAVDTADCFEGLGMLNLLMPCSRVGDDDDTNPWDEWVGTWVRMSQWMHTNSFWLAAWHAIFAQLAKHDVRGRIDWSKHRAHMHTTSLWFMELPVGGGEGPCPFGRRSPTRATYLFNRFVNEDGMRVRTAAKAMVYRLGTTSVEATVDGKCPDTDAMEAIVDVAETYAHPSNNGRWHQNIALFVQHSVRYFRKRCASKRHVDSAPVSDELKRTFARCMMRLIDPGMYSKNGKFRVVASSCAGQLAYLCPAAVLPKVMTRFQEAIEHSTATHQLAAALSVMTSCLRPMLLAPPEAFAGGEVPPPADYLAAVLDATLPGVDANDSHKTLGTVRLYASVVSNFGALADPGEDGACEAFPFFWSDWIPALFDRFFAFFRNVDPGNASKSDGADKHRGGAGGDGGASYLMGTSSMYSPLMRLIFARMHPKLRPRAVRQLAQFALTSTHSGLTGEVGQMVMAAATQAPEEAVPNLTVPLLRALAAEMDDVARLVADGVVEAHQIVSPTKEAKLKWLTGLLGSALHKGGPRIVEISSDVSAVLRSMFELSVTGKSLRLAEMAAHLSSMLCGALTGTYIDDLFAADDADAAAMPARWVASKTREGESDDLIPSRFNWRRPSPEEIKVATEVDAEFLRAPATLLLDALVGGEGKGGEGNDPDIGKEKVRGALASIGGVVSGFRTRLEDFQPVSVEPAEVIVGAQDVIAVPIPVQSRALACDAVAAVLEKVGADDVETLGMALFVADKLLAPHSQDFHGIKSALRTWHADATALTQPKLAPDDRKVQPRWLVAEYAFLRFLWRGSQAAYHRGGPGADHPSHPSFVRLVEQCRRMCLHKYSSVRAAARCATEGVMKRFPDSIPRLCDPAKQALAAKPADEDRCVAACKLLKATTSVNRLRTDPAHFRSVAAALLGSSHHDAEKAQTAVNELFLSIAIRFSRSHLRHTEDDVYELHADLRAARELIFGMMSPTEKDPVAAAAAANTRRLSGGGSAEASSPMDVDEADKTKVTALHWSYSLMANALLLFLVHPRLDDVEMSRLTSYVMSCLLGDLKVIRMPAACVLLMISRFESFERAGAPVVANVLSSQPGALATIVTNLGLCHSVGDGAGGARGPQGRADALVQAAENLYGAGSDMSGKPWPRTRACDDHVLVGSFVVACARLFGLFARVAPRVVCDELEAPLLRLAFADGDRGARCAAAEAVAGVLASRSPPPWAAPLLLRAFDEAANDSTEEWLRAARRLEAALMCVAELAAPPVSDASIAFQESFMDELLATGESSPLANPSRATRDEAAKLAAQLIGAHGGDDEDVACVGVDHERLHAGLRAKANALLAQFVECAPDACREALERRPSESPSGGDPDDPKGVVVVDLDRPSDPQTKEGEGFKAPEGRGQHWLEGSFLTVIQLAKHGGVANVAGSVAKMLPFVLKVQECPDREFALVAKRTLTYLKYLVFPRRHLAAAVAGTLEGMRDSSQWHARAAGLKFCQAFSYRHSFTLSEDEMAALRDETFDRLCDAQIEVRSLARDTLVGFLKGVGAVSAAAAGVRARCLAAAAELPPRKRGRPPPNGGGGSAGDRLDPSGGGRDTPDEDAKAARHGCVLGLSACVLSAPYDVPEWMPEVLEELSRRANEPNPVKDTVRLAFSEFKKTHQDAWAETRAAFTSEQWETISMGMELAPSYIV